In the Flagellimonas sp. HMM57 genome, one interval contains:
- a CDS encoding tagaturonate reductase, protein MKTLNRQTVSAHSYPKRILQYGEGNFLRAFADWVIHKMNNKVDFDSGITVIQPIEQGLIHMLNDQDGLYTLYLNGIKNGKAISEHAVIDCIQEGIDPYKDHTTYLKNAENPDLRFIISNTTEAGISYDKEDTLEDAPQKSFPGKLTAFLYKRFLHFESASDKGLIIIPCELIDKNGENLKKIILKYAQEWNLDPNFTNWINEDTIFCNTLVDRIVPGYPRDKMNAITKELGYQDNLVVEGEQFHLWVIEGPDTVKEEFPADECGLNVVFTDNIEPYRTRKVRILNGGHTSLVPVGYLYGIDKVRESTEDEVVGKFLKETIFEEICPTLDLPKPELDQFANDVLDRFKNPYLEHALMSISLNSISKYKTRVLPSVLEYIRRRNALPKRLLFSLASLIVFYRGKRNEETIQLKDNPDVLAFFKELWAQAKEHDLDTITSAIHKVLSQKEFWGVDLTALEGFTELVSKYAHTIINDGMNPALIHFNQSKD, encoded by the coding sequence TTGAAAACACTAAATAGACAAACCGTATCGGCACATAGCTATCCCAAAAGAATATTACAATATGGTGAAGGCAATTTCTTAAGAGCTTTTGCAGACTGGGTTATCCATAAGATGAACAACAAAGTCGATTTTGATAGTGGTATCACTGTAATTCAGCCCATAGAACAGGGCTTGATCCATATGCTCAATGATCAAGATGGATTATACACACTTTACCTCAATGGGATTAAAAATGGGAAAGCAATTAGTGAGCACGCTGTTATTGATTGTATCCAAGAGGGCATTGACCCCTACAAAGACCATACTACCTATTTAAAAAATGCGGAGAACCCAGACCTCCGTTTCATTATTTCCAATACTACCGAAGCAGGAATTTCATATGATAAGGAAGATACGTTGGAAGACGCCCCGCAAAAAAGTTTTCCAGGCAAGTTAACTGCATTTTTGTACAAAAGGTTTTTGCATTTTGAAAGTGCTTCGGACAAAGGATTGATCATCATTCCTTGTGAATTGATTGACAAGAATGGCGAAAACCTCAAAAAAATCATTTTAAAGTACGCCCAAGAATGGAACTTAGATCCAAACTTTACCAATTGGATCAATGAAGACACCATATTCTGCAACACTTTGGTAGATAGAATCGTTCCCGGATATCCGAGGGACAAAATGAATGCAATAACCAAGGAGTTGGGATACCAAGATAATTTGGTGGTTGAAGGAGAACAGTTTCACTTATGGGTCATCGAAGGACCTGATACGGTCAAAGAAGAATTTCCGGCAGACGAATGCGGACTTAACGTCGTGTTTACCGACAATATAGAACCCTACCGAACCCGAAAAGTCCGAATTCTGAACGGCGGACATACCTCATTAGTACCCGTAGGGTATCTCTATGGCATCGATAAAGTACGTGAATCTACAGAGGATGAAGTAGTAGGCAAGTTCCTTAAAGAAACCATTTTTGAGGAAATCTGTCCAACATTGGATTTACCCAAACCAGAACTGGATCAATTTGCCAACGATGTGTTAGATCGTTTTAAAAATCCATATCTGGAACACGCACTGATGAGTATTTCCCTGAATTCCATTTCAAAATACAAAACAAGGGTCTTGCCTTCGGTGTTGGAATATATAAGACGAAGAAATGCACTCCCCAAACGACTGCTCTTTTCCTTGGCATCCCTAATTGTTTTTTATAGGGGCAAGCGAAACGAGGAGACCATTCAGCTCAAAGATAATCCGGACGTGTTGGCTTTTTTTAAAGAACTGTGGGCTCAAGCCAAGGAGCATGACCTCGATACAATTACTTCGGCAATACATAAGGTATTGTCCCAAAAGGAATTCTGGGGAGTGGACCTCACTGCTTTGGAAGGATTCACCGAATTAGTTTCAAAATACGCTCACACCATCATCAATGATGGAATGAATCCTGCTCTAATACATTTTAATCAATCAAAAGACTAG
- a CDS encoding amidohydrolase, with product MVIDSHQHFWHYNPIKHEWIDDKMAIIRRDFTPDDLKQVYAENNVDGCVAVQADQTLEETDFLIELSNNYDFIKGIVGWVDFRSQNVEAELEKYSHVNIVKGFRHVVQSEPDHNFLLRLQFLNGIAKLGQFGYAYDILVFPHQLGATLEFVKKFPNQKFVIDHIAKPYIRDGFFDGWAALMTAIAKHENVYCKVSGMVTEADYDLWTKVDIKPYLDLVLNIFGAKRTMFGSDWPVCLVAANYKRVKDLIIDYIENMSTDEQAAIMGGNANMFYNLCQTQKKTNESRIEK from the coding sequence ATGGTCATCGATTCACATCAACACTTTTGGCATTACAATCCCATCAAACATGAATGGATTGATGACAAAATGGCGATAATACGACGAGATTTTACTCCTGATGATCTAAAGCAGGTATATGCAGAAAACAATGTGGACGGTTGTGTGGCGGTTCAGGCAGACCAAACTTTAGAAGAGACCGATTTCCTCATCGAACTATCTAATAATTATGATTTTATAAAAGGAATTGTGGGTTGGGTAGACTTTAGAAGTCAAAATGTAGAAGCGGAATTAGAGAAGTATAGCCATGTTAACATTGTAAAAGGCTTCCGACATGTAGTACAAAGTGAACCTGATCACAATTTTTTGCTAAGGCTACAATTTTTAAACGGAATAGCTAAACTTGGGCAATTTGGATATGCCTATGACATTCTAGTTTTTCCACATCAATTAGGTGCCACATTAGAGTTTGTGAAAAAATTTCCAAACCAAAAGTTTGTTATAGACCATATTGCGAAACCCTATATCAGAGATGGTTTTTTTGATGGTTGGGCAGCGTTAATGACTGCAATTGCCAAGCACGAAAATGTGTATTGCAAAGTATCAGGAATGGTTACAGAAGCGGATTATGACCTGTGGACCAAGGTAGATATCAAACCATATCTAGATTTAGTTCTCAACATTTTTGGTGCAAAAAGGACAATGTTTGGTTCAGATTGGCCAGTATGTTTGGTTGCTGCCAACTATAAAAGAGTAAAGGATCTTATTATAGATTACATCGAGAACATGAGTACAGACGAACAAGCTGCTATCATGGGAGGTAATGCTAATATGTTCTATAATTTATGTCAAACCCAGAAAAAAACAAATGAATCTAGGATTGAAAAATAA
- a CDS encoding SDR family oxidoreductase, translated as MNLGLKNKVVVITGAAGIEGSIGKTIFDQLVEEKAIPVSIDRNDRGYSYAKEANKKGIDSIFCKTDVTKPEEIKNAIDTIAAKYGRIDVVINNVGINDSAGLDASYEDFMYSLKLNMVSYFLVVKHTLPYLKASGGNILNIGSKVALTGQGGTSGYAASKGGVLGLTREWAVDLVEYGIRSNAVIIAECWTPSYKTWIDSIENGAEKLQSITRNIPFENRMTTTDEIASTCLFIISEKSSHTTGQFIFVDGGYVHLDRALLTEF; from the coding sequence ATGAATCTAGGATTGAAAAATAAGGTAGTGGTGATAACCGGCGCAGCTGGAATCGAAGGAAGCATCGGTAAAACCATTTTTGATCAATTAGTGGAAGAAAAGGCAATCCCGGTTAGTATTGATCGTAATGATAGAGGATATAGTTATGCAAAAGAAGCCAATAAAAAAGGAATTGACTCGATTTTTTGCAAAACCGATGTAACAAAGCCCGAAGAAATTAAAAATGCCATAGATACCATTGCCGCAAAGTATGGTAGAATTGATGTGGTCATTAACAATGTTGGGATAAATGATAGCGCAGGACTTGATGCTAGTTATGAAGATTTCATGTATTCGCTCAAGTTAAATATGGTGAGCTATTTTTTAGTAGTGAAACATACATTACCTTATTTAAAAGCTTCGGGAGGGAATATTTTGAATATCGGCTCCAAAGTGGCCTTAACAGGTCAAGGAGGCACTTCTGGATACGCCGCTTCTAAAGGTGGTGTACTTGGCCTTACCCGAGAATGGGCAGTTGACCTTGTGGAATATGGTATACGATCTAATGCCGTTATCATAGCGGAATGTTGGACACCCTCGTACAAAACATGGATCGATAGTATTGAAAATGGAGCGGAAAAACTCCAATCGATAACTCGAAATATACCTTTTGAAAATAGGATGACGACCACGGATGAGATTGCCAGCACTTGTTTGTTCATTATTTCAGAAAAATCATCGCATACCACCGGCCAATTCATATTTGTAGATGGAGGGTATGTGCATTTGGATAGAGCCTTATTGACAGAATTCTGA
- a CDS encoding hydrogenase, with protein MANVLWLQGGACSGNTMSFLNAEEPTVVELITDFGLNILWHPTTGLQIGDQVQDLLKDILEGKVQMDILVYEGSLIQGPNNTGSMNFFADRPMMEWIKELSEVAGYVVAIGDCATWGGIPAVPPNPSESTGLQFHKKEKGGFLGADYVSKGGLPVINIPGCPAHPDWITQILVAIAVGRIGDVQIDDYHRPKTFFTNFVQDGCTNVTNFAQKVDGGFGTRGGCLFYEVGCRGPMTRASCNNILWNRQSSKTRTNHPCLGCTEPGFPHHDLKKGSVFNTMKYLGFLPREVPEGRTKLAYYIEAGFQKVLPKNHKVMETSK; from the coding sequence ATGGCAAATGTTTTATGGTTGCAAGGAGGTGCATGCAGTGGTAACACCATGTCTTTTTTGAACGCTGAAGAACCGACCGTGGTAGAACTTATTACGGATTTTGGCTTGAATATTTTATGGCATCCGACTACAGGATTACAGATTGGAGATCAAGTACAAGACCTCTTAAAAGATATTCTTGAAGGGAAAGTACAAATGGATATTCTTGTCTATGAAGGCTCATTGATTCAAGGGCCTAATAATACAGGTTCAATGAATTTCTTTGCTGACCGTCCTATGATGGAATGGATCAAAGAATTATCCGAAGTAGCAGGATACGTTGTTGCTATTGGCGATTGTGCTACTTGGGGAGGTATTCCTGCAGTACCACCAAATCCAAGTGAATCGACCGGGTTACAATTCCATAAAAAAGAAAAAGGTGGTTTTCTAGGGGCGGATTATGTTTCAAAAGGAGGATTGCCCGTTATCAATATACCCGGATGTCCCGCACATCCTGATTGGATTACCCAAATCCTTGTTGCCATAGCGGTAGGTAGGATAGGAGATGTCCAAATAGATGATTACCACAGGCCCAAAACATTTTTTACAAATTTTGTCCAAGATGGCTGTACCAATGTTACCAATTTTGCCCAAAAAGTTGATGGTGGATTTGGAACGAGAGGCGGTTGTTTGTTCTATGAAGTAGGTTGTAGGGGACCAATGACACGCGCAAGCTGTAATAATATTCTTTGGAACCGCCAATCCAGCAAAACAAGGACAAACCACCCTTGTTTGGGTTGTACGGAGCCAGGTTTTCCTCATCACGATTTAAAAAAAGGAAGTGTATTCAATACCATGAAATATTTAGGTTTCCTTCCAAGGGAAGTACCCGAAGGAAGAACCAAGTTGGCCTACTATATCGAAGCAGGATTTCAAAAAGTGCTTCCTAAGAACCATAAGGTCATGGAAACTTCAAAATAA
- a CDS encoding zinc-binding alcohol dehydrogenase family protein, translated as MKYLVCKKPGTFLLKEKEYPIRNKGEALLKINKVGICGTDLHAYAGRQAFFTYPRILGHELAAEVLEIDENPHGIQNGDKVVIMPYLSCGTCVACRTGKTNCCTNISVLGVHSDGGMQEQITVPVNVLLPAKGLSDDHIVIVEPLAIGAHAIRRANIQPQENIAVIGCGPIGIGLMKLAQIARANVIALDINEERLRYAKEKIGVDHVVNVANDPIQQIVDLTNGDMCTAVFDASGHKGALESGIDYMSHGGRFVLVGLSKGELTYKHPAIHAKETTIMCSRNATTADFEHVINVLDKFPVESFITHNVPFTEMIANFDNWLDPKFGVMKATVDF; from the coding sequence ATGAAATATTTAGTTTGCAAGAAGCCAGGTACATTTCTTTTAAAAGAAAAGGAATACCCCATCAGAAATAAAGGAGAGGCATTGTTGAAAATAAACAAAGTAGGGATTTGTGGTACGGACTTGCATGCCTACGCAGGTAGGCAGGCTTTTTTCACCTATCCTCGTATTTTGGGTCATGAATTGGCTGCCGAAGTACTGGAAATAGACGAAAATCCACATGGAATTCAAAATGGCGACAAGGTGGTCATCATGCCCTATTTAAGCTGTGGCACTTGTGTAGCATGCAGAACAGGCAAGACAAATTGTTGTACCAATATAAGTGTATTGGGTGTGCATAGTGATGGCGGCATGCAAGAACAGATTACAGTACCTGTCAACGTATTGTTGCCCGCAAAAGGCCTATCAGACGACCATATTGTCATTGTGGAGCCATTGGCCATTGGAGCCCACGCTATTAGAAGGGCCAATATACAACCGCAAGAAAACATTGCTGTTATTGGATGTGGTCCAATTGGAATAGGACTCATGAAACTAGCACAAATTGCCAGAGCGAATGTAATTGCTCTTGATATAAATGAGGAACGATTACGCTATGCCAAAGAAAAAATTGGTGTGGACCATGTAGTAAATGTCGCAAACGACCCTATACAACAAATAGTTGATTTAACAAATGGTGATATGTGCACAGCGGTATTTGATGCATCAGGTCATAAGGGAGCTCTAGAGTCGGGAATCGATTATATGTCCCATGGTGGCAGATTTGTATTGGTAGGGCTTTCTAAAGGAGAACTTACCTATAAACACCCGGCAATTCATGCCAAGGAAACTACAATCATGTGCAGTCGCAATGCTACAACGGCAGATTTTGAACATGTAATTAATGTATTGGATAAATTCCCTGTGGAATCTTTTATTACCCACAATGTCCCCTTCACAGAGATGATTGCAAATTTTGACAATTGGCTCGATCCAAAATTTGGGGTCATGAAAGCCACCGTAGACTTTTAA
- a CDS encoding LacI family DNA-binding transcriptional regulator produces the protein MQKKVTIKDIAKELGITPSAVSKALSNHPRISNSTKASVIEMASKLNYQPNNLASALRKGKSNIVGVIVPRANSNFFSNVVERMEEVLNKKGYDVFITQSNESFIKECQNIDALLRTRVDGIIASLSIETKNLGYYKKIITSKVPLVMFDRVEDKLDVSYVGIDDRQSSHLVVEHLADQGYKRIAHIGGHGHIGIYKNRINGFIDALGRSGLQIHKELIVECGLTVDDGRKAMIELLNMPERPDAIYAAGDYAALGAMQVIQEYGIDIPREIAVVGFSDEPFTSLVSPSISTVGQHNAKIGRLAAEAFLRQMEKPVKNLDLNKTVLKPELIVRASSDRSAVKKA, from the coding sequence ATGCAAAAAAAAGTTACAATTAAAGATATTGCGAAAGAATTGGGAATCACACCTTCTGCAGTTTCCAAGGCATTGAGCAATCACCCTAGAATAAGCAATAGCACAAAGGCTTCTGTAATTGAAATGGCCAGTAAGTTGAATTATCAACCCAATAATTTGGCAAGTGCATTAAGGAAGGGAAAGAGCAATATTGTAGGCGTGATTGTTCCAAGGGCAAATAGCAATTTTTTTTCCAATGTTGTTGAAAGAATGGAAGAAGTATTGAATAAAAAGGGGTATGACGTGTTTATTACCCAATCCAATGAATCCTTCATTAAGGAATGCCAAAACATTGATGCATTGCTCAGAACCCGTGTCGATGGTATCATCGCTTCATTATCCATAGAAACAAAAAATCTAGGGTATTATAAAAAAATAATAACTAGTAAAGTGCCACTTGTTATGTTCGATAGGGTGGAAGACAAGTTAGATGTAAGCTATGTTGGAATAGACGATCGTCAAAGTAGTCATTTAGTTGTTGAACATCTTGCTGACCAAGGTTATAAAAGGATTGCCCATATAGGAGGGCATGGACATATTGGTATATACAAGAATCGAATCAATGGATTTATTGATGCTTTAGGCCGCTCGGGATTACAAATACATAAGGAATTGATAGTGGAGTGCGGTTTAACGGTGGATGACGGAAGAAAAGCAATGATTGAGCTTTTGAATATGCCAGAAAGACCTGATGCCATCTATGCGGCGGGAGATTATGCTGCCCTTGGTGCTATGCAGGTAATTCAAGAGTACGGTATTGACATACCTCGAGAGATTGCAGTTGTAGGATTTAGCGATGAACCTTTTACGTCTCTTGTGTCTCCCTCAATTTCCACAGTAGGTCAGCATAATGCCAAAATTGGTAGACTTGCTGCTGAAGCTTTTTTAAGACAAATGGAAAAGCCAGTAAAAAACCTTGATTTAAACAAAACTGTACTAAAACCTGAGTTGATTGTAAGAGCTTCTTCCGACAGGTCCGCTGTAAAAAAAGCATGA
- a CDS encoding UxaA family hydrolase, which translates to MSTPYVQIDSRDNVAVAISNLRKDAVLLINDKEIVLKENIKGKHKFTLNDFSIGDDILMYGVLIGRATKPIPKGCAITIDNVKHASANFGDSKRNIDWSVPSISKFKNRTFDGYHRKDGSVGTRNYWLVIPLTFCENRNLDVIDAALSEKLGYITKNDFAVDTQVLIEKYQSGATAEELFEIPISSTKEEISKNRVFPNVDGIKFLKHDGGCGGTREDSEILCKLLAGYITNPNVAGATVLSLGCQNAQMQILNKALLEKDANFSKPVHYLEQQQSKSERAFIEEAVKLTFVGLIEANKMKRKPAPLNKLTLGLECGGSDGFSGISANPSLGYASDLLVALGGSPVLAEFPELNGVEQNLIDRCITDHDAKKFADLMRAYSDSAVAVGSGFENNPSPGNIKDGLITDAMKSAGAAKKGGTSPVVEVLNYTETVTKPGLNLLCTPGNDVESTTGLAGSGCNMIVFTTGLGTPTGNPITPVLKLSSNTALYQKMGDIIDMSAGTVISGEDTIESMGEKILEHIIKVASGETMAKADIKGQNDFIPWKRGVSL; encoded by the coding sequence ATGTCAACACCATACGTTCAGATAGATTCAAGGGACAATGTAGCTGTAGCTATATCCAATTTAAGAAAGGATGCAGTCTTACTGATTAATGACAAAGAGATTGTCCTAAAGGAAAATATAAAAGGAAAACACAAGTTCACGTTGAACGATTTTTCCATTGGAGACGATATACTTATGTACGGCGTGCTCATTGGTAGGGCAACTAAACCTATTCCAAAAGGTTGTGCCATCACCATAGATAATGTAAAGCATGCTTCAGCCAACTTTGGCGATTCCAAAAGAAATATAGATTGGTCAGTCCCATCAATTTCCAAGTTCAAAAACAGGACTTTTGATGGCTATCATCGCAAAGATGGTAGTGTGGGTACCAGAAACTACTGGCTGGTAATTCCCCTTACTTTTTGTGAAAATAGAAATCTGGATGTCATCGATGCAGCACTATCCGAAAAATTGGGCTATATCACCAAAAATGACTTTGCTGTTGACACACAGGTACTCATTGAAAAATACCAATCTGGAGCTACTGCTGAGGAGCTTTTTGAAATCCCAATTAGCAGCACAAAAGAAGAAATATCCAAAAACAGAGTCTTTCCCAATGTTGATGGCATTAAGTTTTTAAAGCATGACGGTGGCTGTGGGGGCACTAGAGAAGATTCAGAAATACTATGTAAACTGTTGGCGGGATATATTACCAATCCCAATGTGGCAGGAGCAACGGTCTTGAGTCTAGGGTGCCAGAATGCACAAATGCAAATCCTCAATAAAGCGCTTCTTGAAAAGGATGCTAATTTTTCAAAACCTGTTCATTATCTAGAACAGCAACAGAGTAAAAGTGAGCGTGCATTTATTGAAGAGGCAGTTAAATTGACTTTTGTGGGACTGATTGAAGCCAATAAAATGAAGAGAAAACCAGCACCTCTAAACAAGTTGACACTTGGTCTGGAATGTGGTGGGTCAGATGGTTTTTCTGGAATATCTGCCAATCCTTCACTTGGCTATGCCTCCGATTTATTGGTTGCACTTGGTGGAAGTCCTGTGCTTGCAGAATTTCCTGAATTGAATGGTGTAGAGCAAAACTTAATTGATAGATGTATTACTGACCATGATGCCAAAAAATTTGCCGATCTCATGCGAGCATATTCTGATTCGGCAGTAGCGGTTGGGTCTGGTTTTGAGAACAATCCTTCGCCAGGAAATATCAAAGATGGCCTTATTACTGATGCTATGAAGTCGGCAGGTGCGGCAAAAAAAGGAGGAACATCACCCGTAGTCGAAGTGCTCAATTATACCGAAACAGTAACTAAACCAGGTCTTAATTTATTATGTACTCCAGGAAACGATGTTGAAAGTACAACAGGTTTAGCCGGTTCGGGATGCAATATGATCGTTTTTACCACTGGGTTGGGAACCCCAACAGGAAATCCGATAACTCCCGTATTAAAGTTGTCCAGCAACACGGCACTTTATCAAAAAATGGGAGACATCATCGATATGAGTGCTGGAACAGTGATAAGTGGCGAAGACACTATTGAAAGTATGGGTGAAAAAATCTTGGAACATATTATAAAAGTTGCCAGCGGCGAAACCATGGCAAAAGCCGATATCAAAGGGCAAAATGACTTTATCCCATGGAAACGTGGTGTATCCTTATAA
- the fucP gene encoding L-fucose:H+ symporter permease: MSSAKKIPVVSKELLVPFIAATSIFALWGFANDLTNPMVAAFKKVMVLSNKEAYNVQFAFYFGYGVMAIPAALFIRKFNYKSGLLIGLALYAIGAILFYPAAENGSYTYFLISLFVITCGLGFLETTSNPLILSMGDPKTATRRLNLAQSFNPIGSLTGMLVAKFVVLDRLFSTDYENSEVLLALGAEKATEIKNHDLDVISLPYIAVGLFVAFIFLIILKTKIPSKDMGAPLSISESVQKIFKSKTYLFGVIAQTFYVGAQIMCWTAIFQLVEYLNTSSNLGIEATWWNIAAMISFVTTRFIGTALMKNVNPAKMLALFGTMGALMCLGVMLSSGLSSVIFLVMISVFMSIMFPTIYGLALKDMGEEAKLASSGLIMAIVGGAFLPKLQAWIMDFGDTVNGQEVFGDVVALGISEIHFSFILPFLCLIVVAVYGLYASRVKV, from the coding sequence ATGAGTTCAGCAAAGAAAATACCCGTAGTATCCAAAGAGTTATTGGTTCCATTTATAGCAGCTACGTCAATTTTTGCTCTATGGGGGTTTGCCAACGATTTGACCAACCCTATGGTTGCCGCATTCAAAAAAGTAATGGTGCTTTCCAATAAAGAGGCCTATAATGTACAATTTGCCTTCTATTTTGGGTACGGGGTCATGGCCATACCTGCAGCCTTGTTTATTCGAAAGTTCAACTACAAATCAGGTTTATTGATAGGCTTGGCACTTTATGCCATTGGCGCCATACTTTTTTATCCTGCTGCAGAAAATGGTTCATACACCTATTTTTTAATTTCATTATTTGTTATTACCTGTGGTCTGGGTTTTTTAGAAACAACCTCTAACCCATTGATTCTTTCCATGGGAGACCCAAAAACAGCAACACGCAGGCTCAATCTTGCACAATCGTTCAATCCTATTGGATCTTTGACTGGTATGCTCGTAGCCAAATTTGTGGTATTGGACAGGCTATTTTCCACGGATTATGAAAATAGTGAGGTCCTTTTGGCATTGGGGGCAGAAAAAGCTACCGAAATAAAAAATCACGACCTTGATGTCATCAGCCTTCCCTATATCGCAGTAGGTCTATTTGTTGCCTTTATCTTTTTGATTATTCTTAAAACCAAGATTCCTTCAAAAGACATGGGAGCTCCATTGTCCATCAGCGAATCGGTACAGAAGATATTTAAGAGCAAGACCTACCTTTTTGGAGTCATTGCTCAAACATTTTATGTGGGTGCTCAAATCATGTGCTGGACAGCCATATTTCAGCTGGTCGAATACTTGAATACATCCAGTAATTTGGGAATTGAAGCCACATGGTGGAATATAGCCGCTATGATTTCTTTTGTAACCACTAGATTTATAGGAACTGCACTCATGAAAAATGTAAATCCGGCAAAAATGCTGGCCTTGTTTGGAACTATGGGGGCTTTAATGTGTCTAGGCGTTATGCTTTCCTCTGGATTGTCAAGTGTAATTTTCTTGGTCATGATATCCGTATTTATGTCCATTATGTTTCCGACCATATACGGCCTGGCCCTCAAGGATATGGGCGAAGAGGCAAAGTTAGCCTCATCTGGTTTGATCATGGCCATTGTGGGAGGCGCATTTTTACCTAAACTTCAGGCTTGGATCATGGATTTTGGAGATACTGTCAATGGTCAGGAAGTATTTGGTGATGTGGTTGCGCTTGGGATATCGGAAATTCATTTTTCTTTTATTCTCCCATTCCTATGTTTAATCGTAGTTGCCGTATATGGGCTATATGCCTCTAGAGTGAAAGTATAG
- a CDS encoding alpha-L-fucosidase: MKAVKFIFVITLAFSMFACRQKSNENVSSQLIANKDRVQYQSDWKSLSKHEESPEWFKNAKLGIYFHWGVYSVPAFDNEWYPRHMHFEDHPVYKHHLAKYGHPSEFGYHDFVPMFKAEKFDAEEWAELFRKAGARFAGPVAEHHDGFAMWDSDVTPWNVMDKGPKRDITGELKKALDAREIKLITTFHHSKQLQRSKELNKENPLSHYPYFEGMPPSSNDSQLALLYGNMPEEKWLEEIWLGKLEEVIDKYQPDIIWFDYVLDAIPEKHRQAFSAYYLNKAKEWDKEVVIVRKQHDLPLSVSVDDLEQSRKNIIGTKTWMTDATVSNGSWCYTENLKVKSPQDVLHVLIDIVSKNGVLLLNISPMADGSIPSNQKEVLLKMGNWLSEFGEAIYDTEAWYTFGEGPTKEPTGHFENHEAFHKIKYTAEDIRYTTKDYNIYAIAQGTPKKGVEMLLKAFAKKHILDPVRIEKVSILGESSQVQWEVTGEGLQIKIPKNIKDRMATVIKVETSA, translated from the coding sequence ATGAAAGCAGTAAAATTCATTTTTGTAATAACACTGGCCTTTTCGATGTTCGCATGTCGACAAAAGTCAAATGAAAATGTTTCATCACAGCTAATAGCAAACAAAGACAGGGTACAATATCAATCCGATTGGAAATCTTTAAGTAAACACGAGGAATCCCCTGAGTGGTTCAAAAATGCGAAATTGGGTATCTATTTTCACTGGGGAGTTTACTCAGTTCCTGCTTTCGATAATGAATGGTACCCTAGGCACATGCACTTTGAGGACCACCCTGTGTATAAACATCATCTAGCCAAGTATGGCCATCCATCGGAATTTGGGTATCATGATTTTGTTCCGATGTTCAAGGCTGAAAAATTTGATGCGGAAGAGTGGGCCGAACTTTTTCGTAAAGCCGGCGCGCGCTTTGCAGGACCGGTTGCAGAACACCACGATGGGTTTGCTATGTGGGATAGCGATGTCACCCCATGGAATGTGATGGACAAAGGACCTAAACGAGATATCACAGGAGAACTTAAAAAAGCCTTGGATGCTAGAGAAATAAAACTGATCACCACCTTTCACCATTCCAAACAATTGCAACGCAGCAAAGAACTAAATAAAGAGAACCCTTTAAGTCATTACCCTTATTTTGAAGGGATGCCGCCCAGTTCTAACGATTCTCAACTGGCATTACTCTATGGAAACATGCCCGAAGAAAAATGGTTGGAAGAGATTTGGTTGGGCAAGTTGGAAGAAGTGATCGATAAATACCAACCCGATATTATCTGGTTCGATTATGTTTTGGATGCCATCCCCGAAAAACATCGTCAAGCATTTTCAGCTTACTATTTGAACAAAGCGAAAGAATGGGATAAAGAAGTGGTCATTGTTAGAAAGCAACATGATTTACCATTATCTGTGAGTGTTGACGATTTAGAACAATCCCGAAAAAATATCATTGGTACCAAAACATGGATGACCGATGCCACGGTGAGCAACGGCAGTTGGTGTTACACCGAGAACTTAAAGGTAAAAAGTCCACAAGACGTGCTACATGTTCTTATTGACATTGTAAGTAAAAACGGAGTCTTATTACTCAATATTTCTCCCATGGCCGATGGATCTATCCCAAGTAATCAAAAAGAAGTATTGCTCAAAATGGGGAATTGGCTATCGGAATTTGGTGAGGCTATTTATGATACGGAAGCATGGTATACCTTCGGTGAAGGCCCTACAAAAGAGCCTACAGGGCATTTCGAGAATCACGAGGCATTCCATAAAATCAAATATACCGCAGAAGATATAAGATATACTACCAAGGACTATAACATCTATGCGATTGCACAGGGCACTCCAAAAAAAGGAGTAGAAATGCTCCTGAAGGCATTTGCGAAAAAACACATTTTAGATCCTGTAAGAATTGAAAAGGTTTCAATTTTAGGGGAATCTTCTCAAGTACAATGGGAGGTTACGGGAGAAGGACTCCAGATCAAAATACCTAAAAACATAAAAGATAGAATGGCAACCGTAATAAAGGTTGAAACCTCAGCTTAG